In Mytilus edulis chromosome 6, xbMytEdul2.2, whole genome shotgun sequence, the following proteins share a genomic window:
- the LOC139526903 gene encoding kielin/chordin-like protein isoform X1, producing the protein MVNGCPSCTECVKDAKRTSPPVACAMCYLDCGEGSSPKMVNGCPSCTECVKDAKRTSPPVACAMCYLDCGEGSSPKMVNGCPSCTECVKDAKRTSPPVACAMCYLDCGEGSSPKMVNGCPSCTECVKDAKRTSPPAPCRKCRKGCPAGQRIRDCTPADGSNVVCDCVPDEGKRNNLVERDVCANCHLDCGEGSSPKIVNGCPSCTECVKNAKRNSPVPCLLCHLECEVGSSPQIVNGCPSCSVCVPDVGCVACFLECGAGSSPKMEGGCPSCTECVKDGKRDGLFERAPCKKCRRACPAGQRIRDCTPEDGSNVVCDCVPIEGKRNNLVERAPCRKCRKGCPPGQRIRDCTPEDGSNVVCDCVPVAGNRNNLFKRAPCKQCRRGCPPGKKLPNCPRTDCVCVPV; encoded by the exons ATGGTAAATGGATGTCCAAGTTGTACAGAATGCGTCAAAGATG cGAAAAGAACTTCACCACCTG TTGCATGTGCTATGTGCTATCTGGATTGTGGGGAGGGATCATCACCAAAAATGGTAAATGGATGTCCAAGTTGTACAGAATGCGTCAAAGATG cGAAAAGAACTTCACCACCTG TTGCATGTGCTATGTGCTATCTGGATTGTGGGGAGGGATCATCACCAAAAATGGTAAATGGATGTCCAAGTTGTACAGAATGCGTCAAAGATG caAAAAGAACCTCACCACCTG TTGCATGTGCTATGTGCTATCTGGATTGTGGGGAGGGATCATCACCAAAAATGGTAAATGGATGTCCAAGTTGTACAGAATGCGTCAAAGATG caAAAAGAACCTCACCACCTG CACCATGTAGAAAATGCAGAAAAGGATGTCCAGCTGGACAGAGAATCCGGGATTGTACACCTGCAGACGGTTCAAATGTGGTGTGTGATTGCGTACCAG ATGAAGGCAAAAGAAACAACTTGGTTGAACGAG ATGTATGTGCTAATTGCCATCTGGATTGTGGGGAAGGATCCTCACCAAAAATAGTAAATGGATGTCCAAGTTGTACAGAATGCGTCAAAAATG CGAAAAGAAATTCTCCTG TACCATGTCTTCTGTGCCATCTGGAATGTGAAGTGGGATCGTCTCCACAAATAGTAAATGGATGTCCAAGCTGCTCAGTATGCGTGCCAGATG TAGGatgtgttgcttgttttctggaatgtggagcaggatcttcacCAAAAATGGAAGGTGGATGCCCTAGCTGCACAGAATGCGTAAAAGATG GTAAAAGAGACGGTCTCTTTGAACGAG CACCATGTAAAAAATGCAGAAGGGCATGCCCAGCTGGCCAGAGAATCCGTGATTGTACACCTGAAGACGGTTCAAATGTGGTTTGTGACTGCGTACCAA TTGAAGGAAAAAGAAACAACTTGGTTGAACGAG CACCATGTAGGAAATGTAGAAAAGGATGCCCACCTGGTCAACGAATCCGAGATTGTACACCTGAAGACGGTTCAAATGTGGTTTGTGACTGCGTACCAG
- the LOC139526903 gene encoding kielin/chordin-like protein isoform X2 translates to MVNGCPSCTECVKDAKRTSPPVACAMCYLDCGEGSSPKMVNGCPSCTECVKDAKRTSPPVACAMCYLDCGEGSSPKMVNGCPSCTECVKDAKRTSPPVACAMCYLDCGEGSSPKMVNGCPSCTECVKDAPCRKCRKGCPAGQRIRDCTPADGSNVVCDCVPDEGKRNNLVERDVCANCHLDCGEGSSPKIVNGCPSCTECVKNAKRNSPVPCLLCHLECEVGSSPQIVNGCPSCSVCVPDVGCVACFLECGAGSSPKMEGGCPSCTECVKDGKRDGLFERAPCKKCRRACPAGQRIRDCTPEDGSNVVCDCVPIEGKRNNLVERAPCRKCRKGCPPGQRIRDCTPEDGSNVVCDCVPVAGNRNNLFKRAPCKQCRRGCPPGKKLPNCPRTDCVCVPV, encoded by the exons ATGGTAAATGGATGTCCAAGTTGTACAGAATGCGTCAAAGATG cGAAAAGAACTTCACCACCTG TTGCATGTGCTATGTGCTATCTGGATTGTGGGGAGGGATCATCACCAAAAATGGTAAATGGATGTCCAAGTTGTACAGAATGCGTCAAAGATG cGAAAAGAACTTCACCACCTG TTGCATGTGCTATGTGCTATCTGGATTGTGGGGAGGGATCATCACCAAAAATGGTAAATGGATGTCCAAGTTGTACAGAATGCGTCAAAGATG caAAAAGAACCTCACCACCTG TTGCATGTGCTATGTGCTATCTGGATTGTGGGGAGGGATCATCACCAAAAATGGTAAATGGATGTCCAAGTTGTACAGAATGCGTCAAAGATG CACCATGTAGAAAATGCAGAAAAGGATGTCCAGCTGGACAGAGAATCCGGGATTGTACACCTGCAGACGGTTCAAATGTGGTGTGTGATTGCGTACCAG ATGAAGGCAAAAGAAACAACTTGGTTGAACGAG ATGTATGTGCTAATTGCCATCTGGATTGTGGGGAAGGATCCTCACCAAAAATAGTAAATGGATGTCCAAGTTGTACAGAATGCGTCAAAAATG CGAAAAGAAATTCTCCTG TACCATGTCTTCTGTGCCATCTGGAATGTGAAGTGGGATCGTCTCCACAAATAGTAAATGGATGTCCAAGCTGCTCAGTATGCGTGCCAGATG TAGGatgtgttgcttgttttctggaatgtggagcaggatcttcacCAAAAATGGAAGGTGGATGCCCTAGCTGCACAGAATGCGTAAAAGATG GTAAAAGAGACGGTCTCTTTGAACGAG CACCATGTAAAAAATGCAGAAGGGCATGCCCAGCTGGCCAGAGAATCCGTGATTGTACACCTGAAGACGGTTCAAATGTGGTTTGTGACTGCGTACCAA TTGAAGGAAAAAGAAACAACTTGGTTGAACGAG CACCATGTAGGAAATGTAGAAAAGGATGCCCACCTGGTCAACGAATCCGAGATTGTACACCTGAAGACGGTTCAAATGTGGTTTGTGACTGCGTACCAG